The following coding sequences are from one Neurospora crassa OR74A linkage group I, whole genome shotgun sequence window:
- the upr-1 gene encoding REV3, producing the protein MEFLRLRLNCIDHYQATPTRYDPQFDQDVRFSRSRKAAKVPVIRVFGSTDKGQKVCAHIHGAFPYLYVEYDGNLEPNKAYEYIAKLHASIDHALAISYRKDPIRDRPKYVARISLTKGIPFYGFHVGYRFYLKIYLFNPVVMSRLVDLLQQGVIMSRKFQPYEAHLQYLLQFMADYNLYGCNYLDAAMATFRAPVPKHDSNIEGREAEHHWDDTTIPSELITDNYSLPRASHCSLEVDICVEDILNRKQVKERRLHHDFIEKEQPVSSQEKLVHSMAGLWTDETNRRKKRMGITDPEVNPFPPEVLVSMSADPRQSQVMGWVHEAEYRAGIQQLVAQEQNNTDGRQETFSRFVQPVPFEETIKTTLESVEDLYPDNLSQALQIEAQFFHMNAHHLISIDVDERSIFQLTREPYAKHTRHEYAGRISPEEPLNGVGEGFGVGDSMIYPMDGRIRVYQPRASIRHKLLKIAQTYSSNIPANTGRQAGILGPGERQRRSLKHPRPPGEVDHGAPAKRQVLQAEYSRESLHIKADPPQRALRKAPRNAHEQTQGAGQPGPQRKLQSNPPERVYEEPNKRVHEEAQPKVHRKAQQRSREHDQKQGQQIIQEQTQDHDQGGCQKEVPEDSAFTTPALTVQPMKPNNQDPAGEELSVNSLRVEPPKPKTSQPMKSAMKQSFTQEFQNRTINFPVVKDPQDPNTRARLSQKSGSQKNEGNVTRKQLAFDPQPTILGPSAQAKPGQTKSNLKSSSRPLDSAPVALAPALLWSGSKKMFVLNNKPPSLSEVRCTMQVHGLPDVIYQDAYYSKDEDVPSRPREYAGREYRLDGSSVPWLSDFDPTGTSSATYGEKPTSGADWPMLEAIYEAQQEECAMRGWEIADPPPSFKEVSNWWTDEQNDRNPKRCHSTPLRIKTYRSQIAGVTPKNKHGFEHPEKTKSESKQDQAQYMSAMSLEVHVNTRGKLVPDPEEDEVQCVFWYLRSEVNALRGTQTPDDTARGIIVFSEDSLLADRIRKHTSVPVVQETTELDMMVRMVEIVRNHDPDIFTGYEVHGSSWGYLIERARIKYELDLCDEFSRMKSQSNGRIGKDADRWGFNTTSSIRITGRHMINIWRAMRGELNLLQYTMENVVWHLLHRRIPHYSWKTLSDWYLSDRPKDLDKVLRYYLTRTRLDIEILEKNELIPRTSEQARLLGVDFFSVFSRGSQFKVESIMFRIAKPENFLLPSPSRKQVGAQNALECLPLVMEPQSAFYSSPLLVLDFQSLYPSVMIAYNYCYSTFLGRIVSWRGRNKMGFMDYKRQEGLLSLLKDYINIAPNGMMYTKPHIRKSLLAKMLTEILETRIMVKSGMKQDKDDRAIQQLLNNRQLALKLLANVTYGYTSASFSGRMPCSEIADSIVQTGRETLERAIAFIHSVQKWDADVVYGDTDSLFVSLKGRTREQAFEIGQEIADAVTKLNPRPVKLKFEKVYHPCVLLAKKRYVGYKYESRDQTVPVFDAKGIETVRRDGTPAEQRIEEKALKILFETADLSQVKSYFQEQCHKIMRGAVSVQDFCFAREVKLGTYSTSGRGGPAPAGALIATKKMKEDARAEPQYGERVPYVVMAGAPGMRLVDRCVEPEELLNNAHATLDADYYINKNIIPPLERIFNLVGANVRTWYEEMPKVQVLRKVAEDEDADDDASKGPLLGLLGASPSKKGTAAAEAAAAAAELEMEDMLGEDGELLPPDVAAAQAQARKTLEAFLNTTICTACGVKIKRPLGVGLARELGMLEEGEGAVDRGLPLCHRCASDPPTLMVDMQAKVNRAEKSYVEIMKVCQSCAGFALSEEVPCDSKDCPVFYSRVKQRTKVTAVKRVMEPLIKLFGELELDKASSEDEGGDEEGNWDLEGRGEVVDESGVEMQEDARVRYEEEKVRFETIVKGKVRAMSEELVERKEIIDNSYKSLKAASLEW; encoded by the exons ATGGAATTTTTAAGACTTCGATTGAACTGTATTGATCACTACCAAGCCACGCCAACCAGATATGATCCCCAGTTTGACCAAGATGTGCGCTTTTCGCGTTCGCGGAAGGCCGCCAAAGTCCCTGTAATTCGGGTGTTCGGATCGACCGACAAGGGCCAGAAAGTCTGCGCTCATATTCATGGTGCCTTTCCCTATCTGTATGTCGAGTATGACGGAAATCTAGAACCCAACAAGG CCTACGAATATATCGCAAAATTGCATGCATCCATAGATCATGCGTTAGCTATCAGCTACCGGAAAGATCCCATTCGCGATCGGCCCAAATATGTAGCACGGATTTCGCTGACAAAAGGTATACCCTTTTATGGCTTCCATGTGGGTTATCGCTTCTATCTCAAGATTTACCTGTTCAACCCGGTGGTCATGTCGCGTCTCGTCGATCTCCTTCAGCAAGGTGTTATTATGAGTCGGAAATTTCAACCATACGAGGCCCATCTGCAGTATCTCCTTCAGTTCATGGCTGATTACAACCTGTACGGCTGTAACTACCTGGATGCGGCGATGGCCACCTTTCGAGCACCTGTACCGAAGCATGACAGCAACATTGAAGGCCGTGAGGCTGAACATCACTGGGACGATACAACGATCCCGTCAGAGCTGATTACGGATAATTACAGCCTTCCCCGGGCTAGCCACTGCTCCCTTGAAGTGGACATCTGCGTCGAAGACATCCTGAATCGAAAGCAAGTCAAAGAGCGAAGGCTTCATCATGATTTTATCGAAAAGGAGCAGCCGGTGTCAAGCCAAGAAAAGCTGGTGCACAGCATGGCTGGACTCTGGACGGATGAGACAAACCGCAGGAAAAAGCGTATGGGAATAACGGACCCTGAAGTCAACCCTTTTCCTCCGGAAGTCTTGGTATCAATGTCTGCGGACCCACGTCAATCACAGGTGATGGGGTGGGTTCATGAAGCTGAGTACCGTGCTGGTATTCAACAATTGGTTGCTCAGGAACAGAACAACACAGATGGACGTCAGGAGACTTTCTCCCGCTTTGTGCAACCAGTTCCATTTGAAGAAACTATCAAGACTACTTTAGAGTCAGTGGAAGACTTATACCCAGACAACTTGAGCCAAGCTCTGCAAATCGAAGCACAATTTTTCCACATGAATGCACACCATCTCATCAGTATCGATGTCGACGAACGAAGCATTTTTCAGCTGACACGCGAGCCGTATGCAAAACACACTCGACACGAATACGCGGGCAGAATCTCACCGGAGGAGCCTTTGAATGGTGTTGGAGAAGGATTTGGTGTGGGGGATTCAATGATTTATCCTATGGATGGGCGGATCCGTGTATACCAACCCAGAGCTTCCATCCGTCATAAACTTTTGAAGATTGCCCAGACTTACTCTTCCAACATACCAGCCAATACAGGAAGACAAGCCGGGATTCTTGGTCCTGGAGAGCGACAACGAAGATCTCTCAAGCATCCCAGGCCGCCGGGAGAAGTTGATCATGGTGCACCTGCAAAACGTCAGGTGCTCCAAGCTGAGTACTCAAGGGAGTCACTTCACATAAAAGCCGACCCTCCGCAAAGAGCTTTGAGAAAGGCTCCGAGAAACGCACATGAACAAACTCAAGGTGCAGGTCAGCCAGGGCCTCAGAGAAAGCTCCAGAGTAACCCTCCGGAAAGGGTTTACGAGGAACCAAACAAGAGGGTTCACGAGGAGGCTCAACCAAAGGTCCATCGAAAGGCCCAGCAAAGGTCTCGGGAACATGACCAGAAACAGGGCCAACAGATAATACAGGAACAAACTCAAGATCATGATCAGGGAGGATGCCAGAAGGAAGTTCCAGAAGATTCGGCATTCACGACGCCAGCTCTGACAGTCCAGCCAATGAAACCCAATAATCAAGATCCAGCAGGAGAGGAACTATCGGTGAATAGTCTGCGGGTCGAGCCACCAAAACCTAAGACATCTCAGCCCATGAAGTCTGCTATGAAGCAGAGCTTCACACAAGAGTTCCAAAACCGTACGATCAACTTTCCCGTCGTCAAAGATCCACAAGATCCTAACACAAGGGCGCGACTGAGCCAAAAGAGTGGTTCGCAGAAAAACGAGGGTAACGTCACCAGAAAGCAACTTGCCTTCGACCCTCAACCCACCATTTTGGGGCCATCGGCTCAGGCGAAACCCGGTCAGACTAAATCCAACCTAAAATCGTCGTCCAGGCCCCTTGACTCGGCCCCTGTGGCTTTGGCTCCGGCACTCTTGTGGAGTGGCTCAAAGAAAATGTTTGTCTTGAACAATAAACCTCCATCCCTGAGCGAAGTCCGCTGTACCATGCAGGTACATGGCCTACCTGATGTCATCTATCAAGACGCATATTACAGTAAGGATGAGGATGTTCCCTCCAGACCGAGAGAATATGCAGGCAGGGAATACCGACTTGACGGTAGCTCTGTTCCTTGGCTCTCCGATTTCGACCCGACTGGCACATCTTCGGCGACATATGGCGAGAAACCTACCTCCGGTGCCGACTGGCCGATGCTGGAGGCAATCTATGAGGCTCAACAAGAGGAATGTGCGATGAGGGGTTGGGAAATAGcagatcctcctccttctttcaaGGAAGTCAGTAATTGGTGGACAGATGAACAAAACGATCGCAATCCAAAACGATGCCATTCCACACCCCTAAGGATTAAAACCTACCGCTCCCAAATTGCGGGCGTGACGCCAAAGAACAAGCATGGCTTCGAACATCCCGAAAAGACAAAATCTGAAAGCAAACAGGATCAGGCACAGTACATGAGCGCCATgagcctagaggtacatgtTAACACCCGGGGCAAGCTAGTACCGGATcctgaagaagacgaagtGCAGTGTGTGTTTTGGTATCTGCGGTCCGAAGTAAACGCTCTCCGCGGAACTCAGACGCCGGATGATACGGCACGGGGCATTATCGTTTTCTCAGAGGATAGTCTGCTTGCAGATAGAATCCGAAAGCACACATCCGTGCCGGTGGTTCAAGAGACAACAGAACTTGATATGATGGTCCGGATGGTCGAGATTGTGCGGAACCATGATCCCGATATCTTTACGGGATATGAGGTACATGGCAGTTCATGGGGCTACCTTATTGAGCGAGCGAGAATAAAGTATGAGCTCGACCTCTGTGATGAGTTCTCACGCATGAAGTCTCAGTCAAATGGGCGTATCGGTAAGGATGCGGATCGCTGGGGCTTCAACACGACATCCTCGATTCGGATTACAGGACGGCACATGATCAACATTTGGAGAGCCATGAGAGGCGAACTCAATCTTCTACAGTATACCATGGAGAATGTTGTTTGGCATCTGCTACACCGTCGGATTCCTCATTACAGTTGGAAGACATTATCGGATTGGTATCTGAGCGATCGACCGAAGGATCTGGATAAAGTTCTCCGATATTACCTGACGAGAACGCGGCTTGATATTGAAATCCTGGAAAAGAACGAGCTCATTCCTAGGACAAGCGAGCAAGCAAGACTGCTTGGTGTTGACTTTTTTTCTGTCTTCTCCAGAGGATCGCAGTTCAAGGTAGAGTCCATCATGTTCAGGATAGCCAAACCTGAgaacttccttctcccttctcCAAGCAGAAAGCAAGTGGGTGCACAAAACGCTCTGGAGTGTCTACCCTTAGTGATGGAACCGCAGAGTGCATTCTACAGCAGTCCTTTGCTTGTTCTTGACTTTCAGAGTCTGTATCCCAGTGTCATGATCGCCTACAACTACTGCTACTCGACCTTCCTTGGGCGTATCGTCAGCTGGCGAGGTAGAAACAAAATGGGTTTCATGGACTACAAGAGGCAAGAGGGGCTTCTTAGTCTACTCAAAGATTACATCAACATCGCCCCAAACGGCATGATGTACACAAAGCCTCATATTCGCAAGTCACTTCTTGCAAAGATGCTTACCGAGATTCTCGAAACTCGTATCATGGTCAAGTCCGGTATGAAGCAAGACAAGGATGATAGGGCGATTCAGCAACTGCTGAATAACCGGCAGCTGGCGCTGAAGCTCCTCGCCAACGTCACCTACGGTTACACATCGGCCTCGTTCTCAGGTCGTATGCCCTGCTCCGAGATTGCCGACAGCATCGTCCAAACCGGTCGCGAAACCCTTGAGCGGGCCATAGCCTTCATTCATAGCGTCCAAAAATGGGACGCCGATGTTGTCTACGGAGACACCGACAGTCTTTTCGTCTCTCTCAAGGGCCGCACCCGCGAACAGGCCTTTGAGATCGGCCAAGAGATCGCCGACGCTGTCACCAAGTTGAATCCGCGGCCCGTCAAGCTCAAGTTCGAAAAGGTCTACCACCCATGCGTACTCCTCGCCAAAAAGCGCTACGTCGGCTACAAGTACGAGAGTCGGGACCAGACCGTGCCCGTGTTCGACGCCAAGGGCATCGAGACGGTCCGGCGCGACGGCACACCCGCCGAGCAACGGATCGAGGAGAAGGCGCTCAAAATCCTCTTTGAGACTGCCGATCTCAGCCAGGTCAAGAGTTACTTCCAGGAGCAGTGCCACAAGATTATGCGCGGCGCCGTGTCCGTGCAGGATTTTTGCTTCGCGCGTGAGGTCAAGCTGGGCACGTACAGCACGTCCGGTCGCGGCGGCCCGGCTCCCGCTGGCGCGCTCATTGCCACCAAAAAGATGAAGGAGGACGCGCGGGCGGAGCCGCAATATGGCGAACGGGTGCCATATGTGGTGATGGCCGGCGCGCCGGGGATGAGGCTGGTAGACCGGTGCGTGGAACCCGAGGAGCTGTTGAATAACGCACATGCTACGTTGGATGCGGACTACTACATTAACAAGAACATCATTCCGCCGCTAGAGAGGATCTTCAACTTGGTCGGCGCGAACGTGAGGACTTGGTATGAGGAGATGCCCAAGGTTCAAGTCTTGCGGAAGGTGGCGGAGGATGAAGACGCTGATGACGATGCTTCCAAAGGCCCACTGCTGGGACTGCTAGGGGCGTCACCAAGCAAAAAGGGTACGGCAGCGGCAGAAGCAGCTGCAGCAGCTGCAGAACTAGAGATGGAAGATATGTTGGGAGAAGACGGCGAGCTCCTCCCTCCTGACGTCGCAGctgcccaagcccaagcgcGCAAGACTCTCGAAGCCTTCCTCAATACCACCATCTGCACAGCCTGCGGCGTCAAGATCAAGCGGCCGCTCGGGGTAGGGCTTGCGCGCGAGCTGGGCATgcttgaggagggcgagggcgcCGTGGACCGAGGCCTGCCGCTCTGTCACCGGTGCGCTTCGGATCCACCCACGCTTATGGTCGACATGCAGGCCAAGGTCAACAGAGCCGAGAAAAGCTACGTGGAGATTATGAAGGTGTGTCAGAGCTGTGCGGGCTTTGCGTTATCCGAGGAGGTGCCCTGCGATAGCAAGGATTGCCCTGTCTTTTACTCGAGGGTGAAGCAGAGGACGAAGGTAACGGCGGTAAAGAGGGTGATGGAGCCG
- a CDS encoding pre-mRNA-splicing factor slu-7 translates to MPPPPPNRREQATAAPSSTDKSETGAGAARKEDNIYIPSYISKQPFYVSGLDNEEGDSLLHQRARQQEEDKAAQAAALLARGKKAGPARTKWVKGACENCGAMGHKKKDCLERPRKFGAKATGKDIQADRIVRDVKLGYEAKRDVYSAYDPKQYMEVVEEYNMLEEARRALQGDQKTPDGEGADGPEDDKSGFKYDEESDMGRDRATTKQSMRIREDTAKYLLNLDSDSAKYNPKKRALVDAGAIADKSAALFAEESFLRASGEAAEFEKAQRYAWEAQERSGDTSLHLQANPTAGEILRKKESEEREAKRRKRAEELANQYGTQPVISDALRETIKESETFVEYDEAGLIKGAPKKVGKSKYLEDVYINNHTSVWGSWWSDFRWGYACCHSFVKNSYCTGEAGIAASEKADAWDK, encoded by the coding sequence ATGCCTCCCCCACCACCAAATAGGCGCGAGCAGGCCACAGCTGCCCCTAGCTCAACCGACAAGTCGGAGACCGGCGCTGGCGCCGCCCGCAAGGAGGACAACATCTACATCCCGTCATATATCAGCAAACAGCCCTTTTATGTCAGTGGTCTGGATAATGAAGAAGGTGattctcttcttcatcagcGTGCGCGGCAGCAGGAGGAAGACAAAGCCGCCCAAGCCGCCGCACTTCTCGCCCGGGGTAAGAAGGCCGGTCCGGCAAGGACGAAATGGGTCAAGGGCGCGTGCGAGAATTGTGGCGCCATGGGACACAAGAAGAAAGACTGCCTCGAACGGCCGCGCAAATTCGGCGCCAAAGCGACGGGCAAGGATATCCAGGCGGACCGGATCGTGCGCGACGTGAAGTTGGGGTACGAGGCCAAGCGAGATGTTTACAGCGCGTATGATCCAAAACAGTAcatggaggtggtggaggagtatAACATGCTGGAGGAGGCTCGACGGGCATTACAGGGAGACCAGAAGACGCCGGATGGGGAGGGAGCAGATGGTCCCGAAGACGACAAGTCAGGGTTTAAGTACGACGAGGAATCTGATATGGGACGCGATCGTGCTACGACCAAACAATCTATGCGTATTCGCGAGGACACAGCGAAGTACCTTCTGAACTTGGACTCGGATTCCGCCAAATACAACCCCAAGAAGCGCGCCCTCGTCGACGCCGGTGCTATAGCCGACAAGTCCGCCGCCTTGTTCGCTGAGGAAAGTTTCCTCCGTGCTTCTGGCGAAGCAGCGGAATTCGAAAAGGCCCAGCGTTATGCATGGGAGGCACAGGAGCGATCGGGCGATACCAGCCTGCATTTGCAAGCCAACCCGACTGCTGGTGAGATTCTACGCAAGAAGGAGTCTGAGGAACGCGAGGCCaagcggaggaagagagcGGAAGAGTTGGCGAACCAATATGGCACACAGCCCGTCATCTCAGACGCACTTCGAGAAACCATCAAGGAAAGCGAGACCTTTGTGGAGTATGACGAGGCCGGCCTGATCAAGGGGGCACCGAAGAAGGTCGGCAAGTCCAAGTATCTCGAGGACGTTTACATCAACAATCACACATCTGTTTGGGGCAGTTGGTGGTCAGACTTCAGATGGGGCTACGCTTGCTGTCATTCATTTGTCAAGAACAGTTACTGCACAGGAGAGGCAGGTATAGCTGCAAGCGAGAAGGCGGATGCTTGGGACAAGTAA
- the un-16 gene encoding 40S ribosomal protein S9 codes for MAPRSYSKTAKVPRRPFEAARLDSELKLVGEYGLRNKREVWRVLLTLSKIRRAARQLLTLDEKDPKRLFEGNALIRRLVRVGVLDESRMKLDYVLALKAEDFLERRLQTCVYKLGLAKSIHHARVLIRQRHIRVGKQIVNVPSFVVRLDSQKHIDFALTSPFGGGRPGRVRRKKAKAAEGGEAAEEEDEE; via the exons ATGGCGCCTCGTTCTTACTCGAAGACCGCTAAGGTCCCCCGTCGCCCTTTCGAGGCCGCTCGTTT GGACTCCGAGTTGAAGCTCGTTGGCGAGTATGGTCTTCGCAACAAGCGTGAGGTCTGGCGTGTGCTCTTGACCCTCTCCAAGATCCGTCGTGCTGCCCG TCAGCTTCTTACCCTCGACGAGAAGGACCCCAAGCGTCTTTTCGAAGGCAATGCCCTCATTCGCCGTCTCGTTCGCGTCGGTGTCCTTGACGAGTCCCGCATGAAGCTCGATTACGTCCTTGCCCTCAAGGCTGAGGATTTCCTTGAGCGTCGTCTCCAGACCTGCGTCTACAAGCTCGGCCTCGCCAAGTCCATCCACCACGCTCGTGTCCTCATCCGCCAGCGCCACATCCGCGTCGGCAAGCAGATCGTCAACGTTCCCTCTTTCGTTGTCCGTCTCGACTCCCAGAAGCACATCGACTTCGCCCTCACCTCTCCCTTCGGTGGCGGTCGCCCCGGCCGTGTCCGCAgaaagaaggccaaggccgcTGAGGGCGGtgaggctgctgaggaggaggatgaggagtaA
- a CDS encoding 60S ribosomal protein L21, which translates to MGHAAGLRAGTRYAFSRNFREKGMIRLSTYLKQYKVGDIVDIKVNGAVQKGMAHKVYHGKTGVIYNVTKSAVGIIIYKKVKHRYIEKRINVRIEHIQPSRSRDDFLRRVKQNAELKKQAKAEGKPVQLKRQALLPREARTISVVDNKPETVAPVAYETTI; encoded by the exons ATGGGTCACGCCGCAGGTCTCCGTGCTGGTACGAGATACGCCTTCTCGCGGAACTTCCGCGAGAAGGGTATGATCCGCCTCTCGACCTACCTTAAGCAGTACAA GGTTGGCGACATCGTCGACATCAAGGTCAACGGTGCTGTCCAGAAGGG TATGGCCCACAAGGTCTACCACGGCAAGACTGGTGTCATCTACAACGTCACCAAGTCCGCTgtcggcatcatcatctacAAGAAGGTGAAGCACCGCTACATCGAGAAGCGCATCAACGTCCGCATCGAGCACATTCAGCCTTCCCGCTCCCGCGACGATTTCCTTCGCCGCGTCAAGCAGAACgccgagctcaagaagcagGCCAAGGCTGAGGGCAAGCCCGTCCAGCTCAAGCGCCAGGCCCTTCTTCCCCGTGAGGCTCGCACCATCTCTGTCGTCGACAACAAGCCCGAGACCGTTGCCCCCGTCGCCTACGAGACCACTATCTAA